From Bacteroidota bacterium, the proteins below share one genomic window:
- a CDS encoding DUF5723 family protein: MKKLTLNSILLAVFMAISSTMSAQELTLHNMEFLGQRHSLNPALNPITRFYFTMYDVGFGFSNSFAVNDLRRFDQNSDSFVWSTNKFLESMRRNNATKLDQLLNFSFGVRVTPKLFVHAAVAEKFQFRMNYPYDLFAFLIQGNLHENNVGKSMNIGGFRVNSTAYLDFSAGAAYQLNCNLSVGARVKYLKGIANVYTKQAKLNITTNPEYYQVTFDNDLDFRTTLPFNDSNFSPSSLFTSKNNGVGMDLGATYLMLDKKLLLTASVIDIGYLNWVDGGKRYYNKSQNKTFTFNGFDGNTLSGNSDMFKKLVDTIKTTFDLAEENSPKYRTNLIPKIYLSGSYELFRGNRVGAMMYGEIANKRFSTAWSVNGQVRLGRILNMQGNISLINRQISNIGLGFAANLGPIQWWILSNNAEVLFFNPLERRSVHLRTGINFVFAYGKDKKNPCSPDYIPPGERNKKENSKKGKKNTPVAPVDTPPTEVPADVDK; the protein is encoded by the coding sequence ATGAAAAAGTTAACATTAAATTCTATTTTGTTAGCCGTGTTTATGGCTATTAGTTCTACAATGAGTGCACAAGAACTTACTTTGCATAACATGGAATTTTTGGGACAAAGACATTCCCTTAACCCTGCACTCAACCCAATTACGAGGTTTTACTTTACGATGTATGACGTAGGCTTTGGCTTCTCTAACAGTTTTGCGGTAAACGATTTAAGAAGGTTTGACCAAAATTCCGACAGTTTTGTTTGGTCAACCAATAAATTTTTGGAGAGCATGAGAAGGAACAATGCAACTAAGCTTGACCAATTATTGAACTTCTCATTCGGTGTGCGCGTTACACCAAAACTGTTTGTCCATGCAGCTGTAGCAGAAAAATTTCAATTTAGAATGAACTACCCTTATGATTTGTTTGCTTTCTTAATACAGGGAAATCTACATGAGAACAATGTTGGCAAATCAATGAATATTGGCGGTTTTCGAGTGAATAGCACGGCATACTTGGACTTCTCTGCCGGTGCTGCCTATCAACTTAATTGTAATTTATCGGTTGGTGCACGCGTGAAATATTTAAAAGGAATTGCAAATGTTTATACTAAACAAGCTAAATTGAACATTACTACCAATCCGGAATACTATCAAGTTACATTTGATAATGATTTGGATTTTAGAACTACTCTGCCATTTAATGACAGTAATTTTAGTCCTTCAAGTTTATTTACATCCAAAAATAATGGAGTAGGTATGGATTTGGGGGCAACCTATTTAATGCTTGACAAAAAACTTTTATTGACAGCATCGGTAATTGATATCGGCTATTTAAACTGGGTTGACGGTGGCAAAAGATATTATAACAAATCACAAAATAAGACATTTACATTCAACGGCTTTGACGGCAATACTCTTTCCGGAAATTCCGACATGTTTAAAAAACTTGTTGATACCATTAAAACCACCTTTGATTTGGCAGAAGAAAACTCTCCAAAATACAGAACTAACCTAATTCCTAAGATATATCTTTCCGGTTCTTATGAGCTGTTTAGGGGAAACCGCGTAGGTGCAATGATGTATGGTGAAATTGCAAACAAGAGGTTCAGTACTGCTTGGTCTGTAAATGGTCAGGTAAGATTAGGCAGAATACTCAATATGCAAGGAAATATCAGCTTAATCAATCGACAAATATCCAATATAGGGCTTGGGTTTGCAGCCAATTTGGGACCTATACAATGGTGGATTCTTAGTAATAATGCGGAGGTTCTTTTTTTCAATCCGCTTGAAAGAAGATCTGTGCATTTGAGAACAGGTATAAACTTTGTTTTTGCCTATGGAAAAGACAAAAAGAATCCTTGTTCACCGGACTATATACCTCCGGGCGAGCGAAACAAGAAAGAGAATTCTAAAAAAGGTAAAAAAAATACACCGGTTGCTCCTGTTGACACACCTCCCACTGAGGTTCCGGCAGATGTTGACAAATAG
- the mfd gene encoding transcription-repair coupling factor, with translation MKISELKHLFEFHPAVKGMDEFLRPNGKSIHLNKISGSAVPILLSALFNHLKSHFLIVLPNEEEAEYFRNDLENLEMERQTVMLFDSCKKHFDASEKDSDKLQLRTSSLERINLSNKPLLIVTYPAALAEKTISGEALEDKTYTINVGDSPDLDFMMEILFEQGYEREDFVFQPGHFAIRGSIIDIFSLNSNLPYRIEFDGDSIASIRSFSPETQLSIQNVRWFKLVPNISQIQTEQNTQTFFSYLKLNTIVVTKDLSWILENIEKEVTDESVFINHEQTLRELCNYPVLEFGSYFKLKPNHEINFNQSPQPVFGKGLDLALNHLKENEVLSIKNLIFSDQPRQLERLEAIIKDKQRIIPFEPMYHALSSGFLDKDLKIAVYTEHQIFNRFYRFKNKHGRINKNAALTLKELKDLKIGDFVTHIDHGVGKFAGLQKMDVKGKMQEVVKIIYRDNDMLYVSISSLHKISRFSGQEGTAPKVHKLGSGVWEKQKSNTKRNVKDIARELIKLYAARKSQPGFAFSPDNYLQNELEASFMYEDTPDQATATEQVKKDMEQTQPMDRLLCGDVGFGKTEVAIRAAFKAVVDGKQVAILVPTTILAYQHYRTFSERMESLPVSVEFINRFKSTKDQKETLKKLTEGKIDIIIGTHRLLGKDVRFKDLGLLIIDEEQKFGVSAKEKLRELRVNVDTLTLTATPIPRTLHFSLMGARDLSVINTPPLNRQPIQTELHVFNKDIIINAIDKEVSRGGQVFFVHNRVKDIETLREMIENEMPDIRIAIAHGQMDGNELEKTMIRFIEGDYDVLISTTIIETGLDIPNGNTIIINNAHMFGLSDLHQMRGRVGRSNTKAYCILLAPPLSSLTEEARKRLKTIEEFSDLGSGFQIAMRDMDIRGAGNLLGGEQSGFISEIGFDMYHKILDEAVGELKEEEFKDLFENQPENIKSRDCVVETDYEMLIPDHYISQISERLALYQELSAIDNDSDLALFTQNLEDRFGKIPQSTLDLIETIRLKWKGKELGFEKITLANNEMKIYLPANPQNTYFNSNAFQNLLAYITQHPTKFNLKQSIKSLILHVHNVSNLFYAIEVLKNLK, from the coding sequence GTGAAGATTAGTGAGTTAAAGCACCTGTTTGAATTTCATCCTGCTGTCAAAGGGATGGACGAATTTCTACGTCCCAACGGGAAAAGTATTCATCTAAATAAAATCTCCGGTTCCGCAGTCCCAATACTATTGAGTGCATTGTTCAATCATTTAAAAAGTCATTTTCTGATAGTGCTTCCTAATGAAGAAGAAGCTGAATATTTTAGAAATGATTTAGAAAATCTGGAGATGGAGAGACAAACAGTCATGTTGTTTGACTCTTGCAAAAAGCATTTTGACGCCTCTGAAAAAGATTCTGACAAACTGCAACTGCGAACTTCTTCATTAGAAAGAATTAACCTTAGCAACAAACCTTTGCTCATTGTTACTTATCCAGCAGCACTTGCCGAAAAAACCATTTCAGGAGAGGCGTTAGAAGACAAAACTTATACTATTAATGTAGGTGACAGTCCTGACTTGGACTTTATGATGGAAATCCTCTTTGAACAAGGGTATGAACGTGAAGATTTTGTTTTCCAACCGGGACATTTTGCTATACGCGGCTCCATTATTGACATCTTTTCACTCAACTCCAACCTTCCCTATCGTATTGAGTTTGATGGGGATTCTATAGCATCTATTCGCTCTTTCTCACCTGAAACACAACTGTCTATTCAGAATGTTCGATGGTTTAAACTTGTGCCCAATATCAGTCAAATACAAACTGAGCAAAACACACAAACATTTTTCAGTTATCTCAAATTAAACACCATCGTTGTTACCAAAGACCTGTCTTGGATACTTGAGAACATTGAGAAAGAAGTAACGGATGAATCTGTTTTTATAAATCATGAACAAACACTCAGAGAGTTATGTAACTATCCCGTATTAGAATTTGGTTCTTATTTCAAACTAAAACCCAATCATGAAATTAATTTCAATCAAAGTCCTCAACCTGTTTTTGGAAAAGGCTTAGACCTCGCTTTGAATCATCTCAAAGAAAATGAAGTTTTAAGCATTAAGAACCTGATTTTTTCTGACCAGCCAAGGCAATTAGAAAGGCTCGAAGCCATTATCAAAGATAAACAGCGCATTATTCCTTTTGAGCCAATGTATCACGCTTTATCATCGGGTTTTTTGGATAAAGATTTAAAAATCGCGGTTTATACAGAACATCAGATTTTCAACCGCTTTTACCGGTTCAAAAATAAACATGGTAGAATCAACAAAAATGCAGCCCTTACGCTCAAAGAGCTAAAAGATTTGAAAATAGGTGATTTTGTTACCCATATAGACCATGGAGTCGGCAAGTTTGCAGGGTTGCAAAAAATGGATGTAAAAGGTAAAATGCAAGAAGTTGTCAAAATCATTTATAGAGATAATGACATGCTTTATGTGAGCATCAGTTCTTTGCACAAAATATCTCGTTTTTCCGGACAAGAAGGTACTGCACCCAAAGTACACAAGCTGGGTAGCGGGGTCTGGGAAAAACAAAAATCAAACACCAAGCGTAATGTCAAGGACATTGCCAGAGAGTTAATCAAACTGTATGCGGCTCGCAAATCGCAACCCGGATTTGCATTCAGCCCCGACAATTATTTGCAGAACGAATTAGAAGCTTCCTTTATGTATGAAGACACACCGGATCAAGCCACAGCAACCGAGCAAGTCAAAAAAGACATGGAGCAAACTCAGCCAATGGACAGGCTGCTATGTGGCGATGTCGGTTTTGGCAAAACAGAAGTTGCCATTAGGGCTGCTTTCAAAGCGGTGGTTGATGGCAAACAGGTAGCAATTCTGGTACCCACAACCATCCTCGCCTATCAACATTACAGAACATTTAGTGAAAGAATGGAGAGTTTGCCCGTTTCTGTAGAATTCATCAACCGCTTCAAATCAACCAAAGACCAGAAAGAAACGCTTAAAAAACTGACCGAAGGAAAGATAGATATTATTATAGGTACGCATAGATTATTGGGGAAAGATGTCAGATTCAAGGACTTAGGCTTATTAATAATAGACGAAGAACAGAAATTCGGAGTAAGTGCCAAAGAAAAATTACGAGAACTACGTGTCAATGTGGACACCTTGACCCTAACAGCAACACCAATTCCACGCACATTACACTTCTCATTAATGGGCGCAAGAGATTTATCAGTCATCAATACTCCACCACTTAATCGCCAACCTATCCAAACTGAACTTCATGTTTTTAACAAAGATATAATCATCAATGCCATTGACAAAGAAGTCAGTCGTGGCGGACAGGTCTTTTTTGTGCACAACAGAGTCAAAGACATTGAAACACTACGTGAAATGATTGAAAACGAAATGCCTGACATTCGCATTGCCATTGCTCATGGTCAAATGGACGGTAACGAGTTGGAAAAAACCATGATACGATTTATTGAAGGTGATTATGATGTATTGATTTCCACAACCATCATTGAAACCGGGCTGGATATACCCAACGGGAACACTATTATTATTAACAATGCGCACATGTTCGGCTTGAGTGATTTGCACCAAATGCGCGGCAGAGTTGGCAGGTCAAATACCAAAGCCTATTGTATCCTATTAGCTCCCCCACTTTCTTCGCTGACAGAAGAAGCAAGAAAAAGACTCAAAACCATAGAAGAGTTTTCGGATTTGGGCAGTGGTTTTCAGATTGCTATGCGCGACATGGATATACGAGGAGCGGGCAATTTATTGGGAGGTGAACAGAGTGGTTTTATTTCTGAAATCGGGTTTGATATGTATCACAAAATTTTGGATGAAGCTGTGGGGGAACTCAAAGAAGAAGAATTTAAGGACTTGTTTGAGAATCAGCCTGAAAATATTAAATCTAGAGATTGTGTGGTTGAAACAGATTATGAAATGCTCATCCCCGATCACTATATCAGTCAAATATCAGAAAGACTTGCACTCTATCAAGAGCTTTCTGCCATTGATAATGATTCAGATTTGGCATTATTTACTCAAAACTTAGAAGACAGATTTGGCAAAATCCCTCAAAGCACACTTGATTTAATAGAAACCATACGATTGAAATGGAAAGGCAAAGAACTCGGATTTGAAAAAATTACATTGGCAAACAATGAGATGAAAATCTATCTTCCTGCAAATCCACAAAACACCTATTTCAACAGCAATGCTTTCCAAAATCTCTTGGCGTATATTACTCAACATCCAACTAAATTCAATCTAAAACAAAGTATAAAATCTTTGATATTGCACGTACACAATGTGTCCAACTTGTTTTATGCTATTGAAGTTTTAAAGAATCTCAAATAA
- a CDS encoding glycosyltransferase family 4 protein, translating into MKILIVANRFPFPPHRGDKLKIYNLAQKLSKKHELILVTFTQDKQDLANLHQLNNIFSRIETIHLPQWKSVLSSARFIIDKSPLQVLYFRSLAFRKLLKKVVEEEQPDVVHVQHLRMSQYLPELAQIPALLDLPDAFSMYWERRMKQAGNPFRKWFNSMEFHRVEKYEQILKKYNLCTACSSEDVNYLKRKHGLDNIKVFPNGVDTTTFGPGAGHDYSQNQILLFTGNMNYAPNVDGVSYFVKEIFPLILEKHPQARFVIAGQKPVKSVLSLASDNVEVTGFVHDISDCYRKAAIVVAPLRIGAGTQNKVLEALSMAVPVVCTNVGFEGLGIQSGEGAFMETDKIAFAERVNELLSNEELRKKTGLAGKEIIAQKFDWDVVAQLLEKYFKEIVHG; encoded by the coding sequence TTGAAAATTCTGATTGTAGCCAACAGATTCCCGTTTCCGCCTCATAGAGGCGATAAACTTAAGATTTATAATCTTGCCCAAAAACTATCAAAAAAGCATGAGTTGATATTGGTTACATTTACGCAAGACAAACAGGATTTGGCAAATCTCCATCAATTGAATAATATCTTTTCCAGAATAGAGACTATTCATCTGCCCCAATGGAAGTCAGTTTTGTCGTCTGCGCGTTTCATCATAGACAAAAGCCCATTGCAGGTTTTATATTTTCGATCTTTAGCATTCAGAAAACTACTTAAAAAAGTTGTTGAAGAAGAACAGCCCGATGTGGTACACGTTCAGCACTTGCGCATGTCGCAGTATTTGCCCGAATTGGCTCAAATTCCGGCATTGCTCGATTTGCCCGATGCGTTTAGTATGTATTGGGAACGCAGAATGAAACAAGCCGGTAATCCTTTTAGAAAGTGGTTTAATTCTATGGAGTTTCATAGGGTTGAGAAATATGAGCAAATACTCAAAAAGTACAATCTTTGCACAGCGTGTTCTTCTGAGGATGTCAATTATTTAAAGCGTAAGCATGGATTAGATAATATCAAAGTTTTCCCCAATGGAGTAGATACAACTACGTTCGGCCCCGGAGCCGGACATGATTACTCCCAAAATCAGATTTTGCTTTTTACGGGCAATATGAATTATGCACCCAATGTGGACGGGGTTTCTTATTTTGTAAAAGAGATATTTCCCTTGATATTGGAAAAACATCCACAAGCAAGATTTGTTATAGCCGGTCAAAAACCTGTTAAATCAGTGCTGTCACTTGCCTCGGACAATGTCGAAGTTACCGGATTTGTTCATGATATTTCTGATTGTTACCGCAAAGCAGCCATCGTTGTTGCGCCACTTAGAATAGGTGCCGGAACACAAAATAAAGTATTGGAGGCATTATCAATGGCAGTGCCGGTGGTCTGTACTAACGTTGGCTTTGAAGGATTAGGCATTCAATCCGGTGAAGGTGCTTTTATGGAGACTGACAAAATTGCCTTTGCTGAAAGGGTGAATGAGCTGCTATCTAATGAAGAACTGCGTAAAAAAACCGGTTTGGCTGGAAAAGAGATAATAGCTCAAAAATTTGATTGGGATGTAGTAGCTCAACTTTTAGAAAAATATTTTAAAGAGATAGTTCATGGGTAA